In Planctomycetia bacterium, one DNA window encodes the following:
- a CDS encoding Dabb family protein: MLLVHSVYFTLHDNSAAARKTLTDACNKYLTDHPGTVFYAVGTLAAEYNRPVNDHGYDVALNVIFKDRAAHDAYQVAPRHLEFIAENKPNWKLVRVFDSDAPIGA; encoded by the coding sequence ATGTTGCTCGTTCATAGCGTTTACTTCACGTTGCACGACAATTCCGCCGCCGCTCGCAAGACCTTGACCGATGCTTGCAATAAATATCTCACCGATCATCCCGGCACCGTGTTCTACGCCGTCGGCACGTTGGCCGCGGAATACAATCGTCCGGTGAACGACCACGGCTACGACGTCGCGCTCAACGTCATCTTCAAAGACCGCGCGGCGCACGATGCCTATCAAGTCGCTCCGCGCCATCTCGAGTTCATCGCCGAGAACAAGCCGAACTGGAAGCTCGTGCGCGTGTTCGATAGCGACGCTCCGATCGGCGCCTAA
- a CDS encoding phospholipase — protein sequence MTKPSADALLHFAERSAPAEGHALPGLDAVRYRLMRPERIVPGETYPLVIFMHGGGERGDDNEMQLKYLPEILARPENRERYPCFVVAPQCPIGRQWIEVPYDELESRPVATSGTALRMLKAACYDVFRSEPIDDARIYLTGISMGGFGCWYLASFSAGETAAAAPICGGGYEGGAAELKDLPIWAVHGARDEIVPVERSRNMIAAIRAAGGSPRYTELADVGHHSWQPAYEPSFGLLDWLFAQRRVGGPITRP from the coding sequence ATGACGAAACCATCGGCCGACGCACTGCTGCATTTCGCCGAGCGCTCCGCGCCTGCCGAAGGGCACGCGCTCCCCGGACTCGACGCGGTTCGCTACCGGCTGATGAGGCCCGAACGTATCGTGCCGGGCGAAACGTATCCGCTCGTCATCTTTATGCACGGCGGCGGCGAGCGCGGCGACGACAACGAGATGCAGTTGAAGTATCTCCCAGAGATCCTTGCCCGTCCGGAGAATCGCGAACGGTATCCTTGCTTCGTCGTGGCGCCGCAATGCCCGATCGGTCGGCAATGGATCGAAGTGCCGTATGATGAGCTCGAGTCGCGCCCGGTGGCTACGTCGGGCACGGCGCTGCGGATGTTGAAAGCGGCCTGCTACGATGTGTTTCGTAGCGAGCCGATCGACGATGCTCGCATCTACTTGACCGGCATTTCGATGGGAGGCTTCGGCTGCTGGTATCTGGCCTCGTTCTCGGCCGGTGAAACCGCGGCCGCCGCGCCGATCTGCGGCGGAGGCTACGAAGGTGGTGCAGCGGAGTTGAAAGACTTGCCGATCTGGGCCGTGCATGGAGCGCGCGACGAAATCGTGCCGGTCGAGCGAAGCCGCAACATGATCGCGGCGATCCGCGCCGCCGGTGGCTCGCCTCGATATACGGAGCTCGCCGATGTCGGGCACCATAGCTGGCAACCGGCTTACGAACCGAGCTTCGGGCTACTCGACTGGCTATTCGCACAGCGGCGCGTCGGCGGGCCGATTACGCGTCCTTAA
- a CDS encoding HEAT repeat domain-containing protein, protein MATVTQLAADLCSGDQVKAYQAQQSLAKLTGEIGGSGKEAERAATAKELAAALAALKPAKDGRGEPTESSINSVVGATEICRALAFVAGEAETAILKECLKNIDLREPARWCLARMTCQGATDALVEALTNATGTEYRVGLINGLGRKSGSAVVEALKTAVKSNEPEVRLAAAEALAEQPQADLDAVIATVDSGSLQRNEARIARARVRLGNTLLRAGDKAGAKKVFTSIAGSSADEPQKKAATAALATIG, encoded by the coding sequence ATGGCAACCGTAACTCAATTAGCGGCCGATCTTTGCTCCGGCGATCAGGTGAAGGCATATCAGGCACAGCAGTCGCTTGCGAAGCTTACCGGCGAGATCGGCGGCAGCGGAAAAGAAGCCGAACGCGCCGCGACTGCGAAAGAACTAGCTGCTGCGCTCGCGGCACTCAAGCCCGCGAAAGACGGCCGCGGCGAGCCCACCGAATCGTCGATCAACTCCGTCGTCGGGGCGACGGAAATCTGTCGGGCGTTGGCGTTCGTCGCCGGCGAAGCCGAAACGGCGATCCTCAAAGAATGCTTGAAGAACATCGACTTGCGCGAGCCGGCACGTTGGTGCTTGGCCCGCATGACTTGCCAAGGAGCGACCGATGCGCTCGTCGAAGCGCTGACGAATGCGACCGGCACGGAGTATCGCGTCGGCCTGATCAACGGACTCGGCCGCAAGTCGGGCTCGGCGGTTGTCGAAGCTTTGAAAACGGCCGTGAAGTCGAACGAGCCGGAAGTGCGCCTCGCCGCCGCGGAAGCGCTCGCCGAGCAACCGCAAGCCGATCTCGATGCCGTCATCGCGACGGTCGACTCGGGCTCATTGCAACGAAACGAAGCGCGCATCGCGCGGGCTCGCGTACGACTCGGCAACACGTTGCTCCGAGCAGGCGACAAGGCCGGCGCGAAGAAAGTCTTCACGTCGATCGCAGGCTCGTCGGCCGATGAGCCGCAAAAGAAAGCCGCCACGGCCGCGCTCGCGACGATCGGCTAG
- a CDS encoding HD domain-containing protein, with protein sequence MTSLRNIPELEALNAPSGVIRIPPEIDIPLTPRLRQLIDTREFRRLAHISQLGLVSLVYPAANHTRFEHSLGVYRNALFFLNRLAHDPRFEAVIRPADAELFLLAALFHDLGHWPFCHPIEDMKLAEVPQHELFANSFLLEGEIADTVRDEWGVSPRDIVSLLSEKPRTTKSRVLASMLSGPIDIDKIDYLFRDSLHAGVPYGRNFDQNRLIGSLCLNEAGDGLAITEKGKTAAEMMVFSRYVMFSEVYWHHAVRSATAMLQRAFYLLYRTLDLDAVFRLTENAWIVEIMRQAEGHPARELLEGLFGTTRRLYKQVGQYSFFEHQETYQQLARKPYTWLATLAEQFATVAGSALGRIVAPHEILFDAPPMQCEIQFDVDVFYPKENRYRSLSDVSPVCRALAERQFDDYVKRVRLFVHPRLADDLRSSSNLAELIAQAVRRTE encoded by the coding sequence ATGACCTCGCTTAGAAACATTCCCGAGCTCGAAGCGCTCAACGCTCCGAGCGGCGTGATTCGGATTCCGCCCGAGATCGACATACCGCTCACGCCGCGACTGCGGCAGCTGATCGACACGCGCGAGTTTCGCCGTCTCGCCCACATCAGCCAGCTCGGGCTCGTTTCGCTCGTCTATCCCGCCGCGAACCATACGCGCTTCGAGCACTCGCTCGGCGTTTATCGCAATGCGCTGTTCTTTCTCAACCGGCTCGCGCACGATCCGCGCTTCGAGGCCGTGATCCGACCGGCCGATGCCGAACTGTTCTTGCTTGCGGCCCTCTTCCACGATCTTGGGCATTGGCCGTTCTGCCATCCGATCGAAGACATGAAGCTGGCCGAAGTGCCGCAGCATGAATTGTTCGCCAACAGCTTTCTGCTCGAAGGAGAGATCGCCGACACGGTACGCGACGAATGGGGCGTGAGCCCGCGCGATATCGTGTCGCTCCTGTCGGAGAAGCCGCGGACGACGAAGTCGCGTGTGCTCGCGAGCATGCTCTCGGGCCCGATCGATATCGACAAGATCGACTACTTGTTCCGCGATAGCCTGCACGCCGGCGTGCCGTATGGACGGAACTTCGATCAGAACCGGCTCATCGGTAGCTTGTGTTTGAACGAAGCCGGCGACGGTCTCGCGATCACCGAGAAAGGGAAGACCGCGGCCGAGATGATGGTCTTCTCACGCTATGTGATGTTCAGCGAAGTCTACTGGCACCATGCCGTTCGTTCGGCGACGGCGATGCTGCAACGCGCCTTCTACTTGCTCTATCGCACGCTCGATCTCGACGCGGTTTTTCGGCTCACGGAGAACGCATGGATCGTCGAAATCATGCGGCAAGCGGAAGGGCATCCGGCGCGTGAGCTCCTGGAAGGATTGTTCGGCACGACACGTCGCCTCTACAAGCAAGTCGGGCAATATAGCTTCTTCGAGCATCAAGAGACTTATCAGCAGCTTGCGAGAAAGCCTTACACTTGGCTCGCGACGTTGGCCGAGCAGTTCGCCACGGTCGCCGGCTCGGCACTCGGGCGGATCGTTGCGCCGCATGAGATTCTCTTCGATGCGCCGCCGATGCAGTGCGAGATTCAGTTCGATGTCGACGTGTTTTATCCGAAAGAAAATCGCTATCGCTCGCTGAGCGATGTGTCGCCCGTTTGCCGCGCGCTGGCCGAACGCCAGTTCGACGACTACGTCAAACGGGTTCGCCTCTTCGTGCATCCGCGCCTGGCGGACGATCTTCGTTCTTCATCGAACCTCGCCGAGCTCATCGCGCAAGCGGTGCGACGAACCGAGTGA
- a CDS encoding VWA domain-containing protein, whose product MSAATPPAKNASPEAQPEPEAEEEELIETGPGLGRNVVWGLAAGGSSMVVHLALLLMMGLMMSGAPPREPPKLIEASVEPVRDQEEITQKLDSKIVPSTTLNAASSVSSAASATAGVSGAISSAVAAPKLNTTVVNRPTSVRVDVGAVNVFTQSGSTFASAVPEGTLGDGLATAEGYGDAMDRMTQEVLNMLAKRKVMLVWLMDQSESMQDDREEVTTRIERVYQELGLSAAAKDDALLTGVISYGASTLNHTPQATYKPQEIMAAIKSVPNDPSGFEMQSQAFMFGINSFQKIAQAGNRQMAMIMVTDESGDMASNISQLEQAIAMVKAANCKVYILGREAIFGYPYAHMRWTDPATKTSHWLRIDRGPETPQPEQLQINGFHRRNDAFPSGFGPYEQSRIARQTGGIFFMLPSPEVNLHGRDTRAYDSDAMRPYLPDLSPRNDYMSERDKNPLRQMVFQVIQDLNPYQAGSKGSRVEISTGPFSIDRSVFAQQTTAEMKKAQDLIMYLQEAQKGLESVASYRAREKSPRWRANYDLIYAQVISYQARLLEYGWYMGEFQKTPKAIKNILGEARPTNRWGMSVVKRLLKPDVTQAQRDKADGLFREIQKEYAGTPWGERAKDEINRGYGVELHEGHEDPRNLAGRGIKLPNF is encoded by the coding sequence ATGTCTGCTGCAACGCCCCCGGCAAAAAATGCGTCGCCCGAAGCTCAACCGGAACCGGAAGCCGAAGAAGAAGAACTGATCGAAACAGGCCCTGGCTTAGGGCGCAACGTGGTGTGGGGCCTCGCTGCCGGCGGCAGCTCGATGGTCGTGCATCTCGCCCTGCTCTTGATGATGGGCCTGATGATGAGCGGCGCTCCGCCGCGCGAACCACCTAAGCTGATCGAAGCGAGCGTCGAGCCGGTGCGCGATCAGGAAGAGATCACGCAAAAGCTCGACTCGAAAATCGTGCCGTCGACGACGCTCAATGCCGCGTCGTCGGTCAGCTCCGCGGCTTCGGCTACGGCCGGCGTCTCGGGTGCGATTTCCTCCGCGGTCGCCGCGCCGAAGCTCAACACGACCGTCGTCAATCGCCCGACTTCGGTGCGCGTCGACGTCGGTGCCGTGAACGTGTTCACGCAGTCGGGAAGCACGTTCGCGTCGGCAGTGCCCGAAGGAACGCTCGGCGATGGACTCGCGACCGCCGAAGGCTACGGCGACGCGATGGATCGGATGACGCAAGAAGTCTTGAACATGCTTGCCAAGCGTAAAGTCATGCTCGTGTGGTTGATGGATCAGTCGGAAAGTATGCAAGACGATCGCGAAGAAGTGACGACGCGTATCGAACGGGTCTATCAAGAGCTCGGCCTCTCGGCCGCCGCGAAAGACGACGCCTTGCTGACCGGCGTTATCAGTTACGGAGCGAGCACGCTCAACCACACGCCGCAAGCGACCTACAAGCCGCAAGAGATCATGGCCGCCATTAAGTCGGTGCCGAACGATCCGTCGGGCTTCGAAATGCAAAGCCAAGCGTTCATGTTCGGGATCAACAGCTTCCAAAAGATTGCGCAGGCCGGCAATCGCCAAATGGCGATGATTATGGTGACCGACGAAAGCGGCGACATGGCGAGCAACATCTCGCAACTCGAGCAAGCGATCGCGATGGTCAAGGCTGCGAACTGCAAAGTCTACATCCTCGGCCGCGAAGCGATCTTCGGTTATCCCTACGCTCACATGCGTTGGACGGACCCGGCCACGAAGACCTCGCACTGGCTTCGTATCGATCGTGGTCCGGAAACTCCGCAACCGGAACAACTCCAAATCAACGGGTTCCACCGCCGCAACGATGCGTTTCCGAGCGGCTTCGGACCTTACGAACAATCTCGTATCGCCCGGCAAACCGGCGGTATCTTCTTCATGCTGCCGAGCCCTGAAGTCAACCTTCACGGTCGCGACACGCGTGCTTACGACTCCGACGCGATGCGGCCTTACCTGCCGGACTTGAGCCCGCGGAACGACTATATGTCGGAACGCGATAAGAATCCTTTGCGGCAAATGGTCTTCCAAGTGATTCAAGACTTGAACCCGTACCAAGCGGGGAGCAAAGGCTCTCGCGTGGAAATCAGCACCGGCCCCTTCTCGATCGATCGCTCGGTGTTCGCTCAGCAAACGACGGCCGAGATGAAGAAGGCTCAAGACTTGATCATGTATCTGCAAGAAGCGCAGAAGGGGTTGGAGTCGGTGGCGTCGTATCGTGCTCGCGAAAAGAGCCCGCGCTGGCGTGCCAACTACGACTTGATCTACGCTCAGGTAATCTCCTACCAAGCACGGTTGCTGGAGTATGGCTGGTATATGGGTGAGTTCCAGAAGACCCCGAAAGCGATCAAGAACATATTGGGCGAAGCTCGTCCGACCAACCGTTGGGGCATGTCCGTCGTCAAGCGGTTGCTGAAGCCGGACGTGACCCAAGCGCAACGTGACAAGGCCGACGGCCTGTTCCGCGAAATTCAAAAGGAATACGCCGGAACGCCGTGGGGCGAGCGTGCGAAAGACGAAATCAATCGCGGCTACGGCGTCGAATTGCATGAAGGGCACGAAGACCCTCGCAACCTCGCTGGTCGAGGCATTAAGCTTCCGAACTTCTAA
- a CDS encoding Gfo/Idh/MocA family oxidoreductase, whose translation MSSSPGSNRRTFLKASAATTLAAPTIVSPRIFAKGDTPAPSDRVVVGSIGVGDLGRRHHLNNKLIPNPRIEVAAVCDVDRNHRDLAAADVLSKTGKTPSVYKDFRDLCDRKDIDAVLIAVPDHWHALTSLYAMESGKDVYCEKPLTLNIEEGKKMVEAARRYGTVFQTGSQQRSEGPFRQAVELIRNKKIGKVTRVDTYIGGIDAGKWQKPTTPPPELDWNFWLGPAPYAEYFPNRNHYQFRWFSDYSGGKMTDWGAHHNDITQWALDMDKSGPVKVRAEKAAFAPEGPHDVALEFDVVYTYADGVELHCHSQGKNGINFTGTDGWVFVNRSVKDFDAHDQALLTWQAGEADVRLPRTESKHPHHDNWLNCIVSRQRPICDVEIGHRSATICHLGNIAIRTGRDLQWDPVKEEFVGDDQANQLVGKPMRAPWHL comes from the coding sequence GTGAGTTCCAGTCCCGGTTCCAATCGTCGTACGTTTCTTAAAGCATCGGCCGCGACGACGCTTGCCGCGCCGACCATCGTGTCGCCGCGCATCTTCGCCAAGGGAGATACCCCGGCGCCGAGCGATCGGGTGGTCGTCGGTTCGATCGGCGTCGGCGATCTCGGTCGTCGGCATCACTTAAACAACAAGCTGATTCCGAATCCGCGCATTGAAGTCGCGGCCGTGTGCGACGTCGATCGCAACCATCGCGACCTCGCCGCCGCCGACGTTCTGTCGAAGACCGGCAAGACTCCGAGCGTTTACAAAGACTTCCGCGATCTTTGCGATCGGAAAGATATCGACGCGGTGCTGATCGCCGTGCCCGACCATTGGCACGCGCTCACTTCGCTCTATGCGATGGAAAGCGGCAAAGACGTTTATTGCGAGAAGCCGCTGACGTTGAACATCGAAGAAGGAAAGAAGATGGTCGAAGCCGCGCGCCGCTACGGCACGGTCTTTCAGACCGGCAGCCAACAGCGTAGCGAAGGACCGTTTCGGCAAGCCGTCGAGCTGATTCGCAACAAGAAGATCGGCAAGGTAACGCGCGTCGACACGTATATCGGCGGCATCGATGCCGGCAAGTGGCAGAAGCCGACGACTCCGCCGCCGGAACTCGATTGGAACTTCTGGCTCGGGCCCGCTCCGTATGCCGAGTATTTTCCGAACCGCAATCATTATCAGTTCCGTTGGTTCAGCGACTACAGCGGCGGCAAGATGACCGATTGGGGAGCCCATCACAACGACATCACGCAATGGGCGCTCGACATGGACAAGAGCGGCCCGGTGAAGGTGCGGGCCGAGAAGGCGGCGTTCGCGCCGGAAGGTCCGCACGACGTCGCGCTGGAGTTCGATGTGGTCTACACGTACGCCGACGGCGTCGAACTGCATTGCCATAGCCAGGGCAAAAACGGCATCAATTTCACCGGCACCGACGGCTGGGTCTTCGTCAACCGGAGCGTCAAAGACTTCGACGCTCACGACCAGGCGCTCCTCACCTGGCAAGCGGGCGAAGCGGACGTTCGGCTGCCGCGCACCGAGTCCAAGCACCCACACCACGACAATTGGTTGAACTGCATCGTTTCGCGACAACGGCCGATCTGCGATGTCGAGATCGGTCATCGCTCGGCGACGATCTGCCACCTGGGAAACATCGCGATCCGCACCGGCCGAGACCTGCAATGGGATCCGGTCAAGGAAGAGTTCGTCGGCGACGATCAAGCCAATCAGTTGGTCGGGAAGCCGATGCGAGCGCCTTGGCACCTGTAA
- a CDS encoding zinc-ribbon domain-containing protein, protein MPIPVVCPGCKAAFNVSDKFAGKQGPCPKCKTLIAIPKLDAAQPKEEIKIHAPEEAQGGPKGASGRPVLKPIERRDARLSPVVAGGIGVAIIALFVLAWFGSAMVMRPFPLMLEQQRIPEVKSAYDRAIYVAYAIRAVALLVIGFPIVLAGYLILRDDELEPFRGRALWSRIGVCLSVYLLLWLIYALIPFDYTSSWYVWIVIGPPFLIAGFTAAYYSFDFDPTSAVVHILFFIVVTLLLGMTAGLTMPWSDEIKTLPARYVETVGEIPLYDGSNRPMNDAARKIEAEKHKKPAASSTRPAAAPKPATAP, encoded by the coding sequence ATGCCGATTCCGGTTGTTTGTCCGGGCTGCAAGGCCGCTTTCAACGTCAGCGATAAATTCGCGGGCAAGCAAGGTCCGTGTCCGAAATGCAAGACGCTGATCGCGATCCCCAAGCTCGACGCTGCGCAACCGAAAGAAGAAATCAAGATCCATGCGCCCGAAGAGGCGCAAGGTGGTCCGAAAGGAGCTTCCGGCCGTCCGGTTCTTAAGCCGATCGAACGTCGCGACGCGCGCTTAAGCCCCGTCGTTGCCGGCGGAATCGGTGTGGCGATCATTGCGTTGTTCGTGCTCGCGTGGTTCGGCAGCGCGATGGTGATGCGGCCGTTCCCGCTCATGCTCGAGCAGCAGCGTATTCCGGAAGTCAAGTCGGCCTACGACCGTGCGATTTACGTCGCCTATGCGATTCGCGCAGTAGCGCTCTTGGTCATCGGTTTCCCGATCGTCTTAGCCGGCTATTTGATCTTGCGCGATGACGAACTCGAACCGTTTCGCGGTCGCGCGCTTTGGTCGCGGATCGGCGTTTGCCTTTCGGTTTATCTGTTGCTGTGGTTAATCTATGCGCTGATTCCATTCGACTATACCTCGTCGTGGTATGTGTGGATCGTCATCGGCCCGCCGTTTCTGATCGCCGGCTTTACGGCCGCTTATTATTCGTTCGACTTCGACCCAACCTCGGCAGTCGTACATATCTTGTTTTTCATCGTCGTCACGTTGTTGCTCGGCATGACCGCAGGCCTGACGATGCCTTGGAGCGACGAAATCAAGACGCTTCCGGCTCGCTACGTCGAGACGGTCGGCGAGATTCCGCTCTACGACGGTTCGAATCGGCCGATGAACGATGCGGCGCGCAAGATCGAAGCGGAAAAGCACAAGAAGCCCGCCGCGTCGTCGACGAGACCTGCCGCGGCACCGAAGCCGGCGACCGCACCATGA
- a CDS encoding amidohydrolase family protein, with amino-acid sequence MVRHESATRATTYLARRILPIEGPPLEQGYLTVVGERIAALGPKQDVGARADHGRTIDLGDVTLLPGFVNAHTHLEFGDLLQPLGRAGMRFPDWIREVLKYRRTVEFDPVRALHTGLREATRFGTTLIGDIASSAPDTLFDATPPDAAVVSFVELIGLGESRSAGQQARLDEFLARADVPNSLRGISPHAPYTVRPALIEAALARSREQRVPTAMHLAESREELQLLHSGTGPFCELLRELGAWDPTAIPLGTVPLDYLRTLSRAHRALVVHGNYLAPDEIEFLAAHADRMTVVYCPRTHAYFGHEPHPLPQLLAAGAAVALGTDGRCTNPDLNLLAEMRTVARAFPQLAPERIVRLGTLDGAQALGLHQEAGSLRPGKLADFIAVAAPSEIDDPFATLLSDESQVVGTWKRGREVWRATTAP; translated from the coding sequence ATGGTCCGCCACGAAAGCGCAACGCGGGCGACGACCTATCTCGCGCGGCGGATATTGCCGATCGAAGGCCCGCCGCTGGAGCAGGGATACCTGACGGTCGTCGGCGAGCGGATCGCCGCGCTCGGCCCGAAGCAGGACGTCGGCGCGCGGGCCGACCACGGCCGCACGATCGATCTCGGCGACGTCACGTTGCTCCCCGGCTTCGTCAACGCGCACACGCATCTCGAGTTCGGCGATCTACTTCAGCCGCTCGGCCGAGCGGGCATGAGGTTTCCGGATTGGATTCGCGAAGTCTTAAAGTATCGTCGCACGGTCGAGTTCGATCCGGTGCGCGCGCTTCACACGGGCCTGCGCGAAGCCACCCGATTCGGCACGACCCTCATCGGCGACATCGCCTCGTCGGCCCCCGATACGTTGTTCGACGCTACGCCGCCCGATGCCGCGGTTGTTTCGTTCGTGGAGTTGATCGGCCTCGGCGAGTCGCGGTCGGCAGGGCAACAGGCTCGGCTCGACGAATTTCTCGCACGAGCCGACGTCCCGAATTCGCTCCGGGGAATCAGCCCTCATGCGCCGTATACGGTGCGGCCTGCGTTGATCGAAGCCGCCCTGGCGCGCTCGCGGGAGCAGCGCGTGCCGACGGCGATGCACTTGGCCGAGTCGCGCGAAGAGCTGCAGCTTTTGCATTCCGGCACGGGCCCGTTCTGCGAGCTCTTGCGCGAGCTCGGCGCATGGGACCCCACGGCGATTCCCCTCGGCACCGTGCCGCTCGACTACTTGCGCACGCTCAGCCGGGCTCATCGGGCGCTCGTCGTCCACGGCAACTATCTCGCGCCCGACGAGATCGAGTTTCTCGCAGCGCACGCCGACCGCATGACGGTCGTCTACTGCCCTCGAACGCATGCGTATTTCGGCCACGAACCGCATCCGCTGCCGCAGCTGCTCGCGGCCGGCGCGGCAGTCGCGCTCGGCACCGACGGCCGCTGCACGAACCCCGACCTAAACTTGCTCGCAGAAATGCGCACCGTGGCCCGAGCGTTTCCGCAACTCGCTCCCGAACGCATCGTGCGGCTCGGCACGCTCGACGGCGCCCAAGCTCTCGGCCTACATCAAGAAGCCGGCTCGTTGCGGCCGGGAAAGCTCGCCGACTTCATCGCCGTCGCAGCACCGAGCGAGATCGACGATCCGTTCGCGACGCTTTTAAGCGACGAGTCGCAAGTCGTCGGCACGTGGAAGCGCGGGCGAGAGGTATGGCGCGCGACTACGGCACCGTAA
- the ftsH gene encoding ATP-dependent zinc metalloprotease FtsH produces MEQLEAGNVAEARIDGLEVSGRFVEAPQVPVPTKTQPHTIRTISYGLFLAQLDADNIAEAHSDGHELVGRFKRAVGETRSPTAAPAPTATPSPTSTAAPTPSATPTATGSVAASAAAADFALDFRVLLSANAGKELEDKLVAKLGANYFIESSLDRFLTPRVPIAQGDAKPEMMSKEFSVVLSPLAGERVDLLLRQKLGEHYKADRLTDSAGVAMMFYLAISLVLIGGMYIMFRRARDQFMGGGILSSFSKSPAKRYDTSGKRVTFSDVAGLEGVKNELTEIVDFLKNPQKFQRLGGRIPKGVLLEGPPGTGKTLLAKAVAGEAGVPFFSINGSEFIQMFVGVGAGRVRDMFRTAKEASPCILFIDEIDAVGRVRGAGIGGGQDEREQTLNQILSEMDGFSPNESVIVLAATNRSDVLDAALLRPGRFDRRVTVDRPAMKGRIAIFKVHTRDVPLADDVDIERLAAGTVGLTGADIRNLVNEAAIWATRRDKDKVDMNDFEYARDKMLMGVRREEVLSDHEKHMTAYHEAGHTLLAWILPGNDRVHKVTIIPRGRAMGVTQLLPEEDKLSYSESELHARLVCLMGGRAAEKLIYDEYSVGAENDLKRSTQLARRMVAHWGMSERLGPVAFRIGEEHPFLGREMSEPREFSEHTAQVIDEETARILHTAADQAKKLLIEYRPKLDLLANKLADAETLEVQEIEALLGPAAERLPTKLLAREPKNT; encoded by the coding sequence ATGGAGCAACTGGAAGCCGGCAATGTCGCGGAAGCCCGTATCGACGGCCTGGAAGTCTCGGGCCGCTTCGTCGAGGCGCCGCAAGTTCCCGTGCCGACGAAGACGCAACCGCACACGATCCGCACGATCTCCTACGGGCTGTTTCTCGCGCAGCTCGATGCCGACAACATCGCCGAAGCCCATTCCGACGGCCACGAGCTCGTCGGCCGGTTCAAGCGCGCTGTCGGAGAAACACGTTCGCCGACCGCCGCGCCTGCGCCGACCGCGACTCCTTCGCCGACTTCCACCGCCGCGCCGACTCCTTCAGCCACGCCGACTGCGACCGGCTCGGTCGCCGCGAGCGCCGCAGCAGCCGATTTTGCGCTCGATTTTCGCGTGCTGTTGAGTGCCAATGCCGGGAAAGAGTTGGAAGATAAACTAGTCGCCAAGCTCGGCGCCAACTACTTCATCGAGTCGTCGCTCGATCGCTTCTTAACGCCGCGAGTGCCGATCGCGCAAGGGGATGCCAAGCCCGAGATGATGAGCAAGGAGTTCAGCGTCGTGCTGAGTCCGCTGGCGGGAGAGAGGGTCGATCTTCTGCTGCGCCAAAAACTCGGCGAACACTACAAAGCCGATCGCCTCACCGACAGCGCCGGCGTGGCGATGATGTTTTATCTCGCAATCTCCTTGGTCTTGATCGGCGGCATGTACATCATGTTTCGTCGCGCTCGCGATCAATTCATGGGAGGCGGCATTCTCAGTAGCTTCAGCAAAAGCCCCGCCAAGCGCTACGACACCAGCGGCAAGCGAGTCACCTTCTCCGATGTCGCCGGGCTCGAGGGTGTGAAAAACGAGTTGACCGAGATCGTCGACTTCTTGAAGAACCCGCAAAAGTTTCAGCGGCTCGGCGGTCGCATTCCCAAGGGCGTGCTACTCGAAGGTCCGCCGGGAACCGGAAAAACATTGCTCGCGAAAGCGGTTGCCGGCGAAGCGGGCGTGCCGTTCTTCTCGATCAACGGTTCCGAGTTCATTCAAATGTTCGTCGGCGTCGGCGCGGGCCGCGTCCGCGATATGTTCCGCACGGCCAAAGAAGCTTCGCCCTGCATTCTTTTCATCGACGAAATCGATGCGGTCGGTCGGGTGCGCGGCGCAGGGATCGGCGGCGGACAAGACGAACGCGAGCAAACGCTGAATCAGATTCTCAGCGAGATGGACGGCTTCAGCCCGAACGAATCCGTGATCGTGCTCGCGGCGACGAACCGCTCCGACGTGCTCGACGCGGCGCTGCTGAGGCCGGGCCGTTTCGATCGCCGCGTCACCGTCGACAGGCCGGCGATGAAAGGTCGGATCGCGATCTTCAAAGTCCACACGCGCGACGTGCCGCTGGCCGACGACGTCGACATCGAACGGCTCGCGGCCGGCACCGTCGGCCTGACGGGCGCCGATATCCGAAACCTCGTCAACGAAGCCGCCATTTGGGCGACGCGCCGCGATAAAGACAAAGTCGACATGAACGACTTCGAGTATGCCCGCGATAAAATGTTGATGGGCGTGCGGCGCGAAGAAGTGCTCAGCGACCACGAAAAGCACATGACCGCGTATCACGAAGCGGGACACACTCTGCTCGCCTGGATCCTGCCCGGCAACGATCGGGTTCATAAAGTAACTATCATTCCCCGGGGTCGCGCGATGGGAGTCACTCAGCTTCTTCCGGAAGAAGACAAATTAAGCTACAGCGAAAGCGAGCTGCACGCGCGCTTGGTCTGCCTCATGGGAGGCCGCGCGGCCGAGAAGCTGATCTACGACGAATACAGTGTCGGAGCCGAGAACGATTTGAAGCGTTCGACGCAGCTCGCGCGCCGCATGGTCGCCCACTGGGGCATGAGCGAGCGACTCGGGCCGGTCGCGTTTCGCATCGGCGAGGAACATCCGTTTCTCGGCCGCGAAATGTCGGAGCCGCGCGAATTCAGCGAGCACACAGCCCAAGTGATCGATGAGGAAACGGCCCGCATCCTGCATACGGCGGCCGATCAAGCCAAGAAGTTGCTCATCGAATATCGTCCGAAGCTCGATCTGCTGGCGAACAAACTCGCCGACGCCGAAACGCTCGAAGTGCAAGAAATCGAAGCGTTGCTCGGTCCGGCCGCGGAACGCTTGCCGACGAAGCTCCTGGCGCGCGAGCCGAAGAATACTTAA